Part of the Oreochromis aureus strain Israel breed Guangdong linkage group 20, ZZ_aureus, whole genome shotgun sequence genome, TAACCACAAAATACCCCCACTTTAAGTCAGTAAAATGGTTTCTGGAGGATTAAATTACATCTGGAAAAACATGACGGGCTTTTTGAGAGTAATTAAAGCTATGAAATTTTTCTTAGTTTCCTCTCTGTTATGCAGAACTTTATCAGTAGAGTCATTGTATGAAAAATTAGCAAGCCCCTCCCAACTAACCCTGCCAaaatcttttcttcttttcttttttttttaaattgtgcaatAGCTGTAATTTATCTAATGAATCCATGCAAAGTTTTACCTTCATTTTCACTCAGAGCTGACACTCACTGGGCAGTTTCTCGTTTTCAgaacattctctgtaaacccaaAAGGCTAtgtggggaaaatcccagcagagccGCAGGTTCTGAAATACTCTGAGCAGCTGTATGGCACCAGTCACTTAAATCAGCTCTCTTCTCCACTTTGATGCTCAgtctgaacttcagcaggtggCCTTGAACCATACCCATttgcctaaatgcattgagttgctgtTAACGAGCAGTTGAGCAGGTACAGCTAGTGAAGTGGTCGGTGAgtgcatattttcattttttccaatGATTCTGAAATCATCCCTATCCCCAATAGCGATCCAACAAGTAGAAAACCTTAGAGGAGTCAGAGTTCTGAGCGCACAGCGATTATTTGtccaaaatataaatacaatgaGACATTTCAGGACTAAAAACAAGATTAGGTGTGAAtcaggacaaatcaacagcaactgtgctttttttctcttttatttaaaaaggaaaataacaaatgtaaataaaaaaatacatgtttttgagctcagcataagaatagaaaaaaaacggGAAAACCTGGTGCAACGGCTGCACAGGTGCTGAGATTTAATCCCTCgctaaagcagaaaaaaaaacaaaaaccaactcAGCACACTGAAACCTGATTTAAAATATATGTACAGTATAAAAAGAAATGAGTACACCACTCTTTAATGTCAGCTCatgtgaaagagacaaaaccaGCTTTAGTTAAAGCACCGCAAATTAAAAACTCAGTGCAACAAAAGAGAATACACCTGTGATCATCAGCGGTAACCAATTAAAATGTGACTGAGCAGCAACTAGAGAACTGGCAGGTTAAAGGTCGTTTAATGTTCAATCTGATAAACATCCGCTGGAATCCTCCTTGCTCATCACGATCATCACGTTTCGGTTAACCTTACCCTTTCTAGACTCCGCCTAACTTTCACTTCACGAGCAGCGACATAAGACAACAGACCACCTGTTGATTTCTCTCCGAGTGATCATTTCACACAGAAATGTAGCAGAAATCACAACACCGCTAATGTCCTTTCCCCCACATACACACGAGCACCGCACCGGAGCCCAAAAACCAAGCATTCGGATGCGACTGTGTCGGCTATGTGTCAAAGGTGTGCTTACTTCTGTTGCACAGAGTTTCTACTGTGAAGCATCTTTTGGTTGTTTCTAACGCAACAACTCTACCGGCATTCAAACTAATAgtaaagtaataataacaaattTACCATTAAAAAAGTGATATTACGCAGGGTTGTACTCACTTCTGTTGTATGCTGTATCTAATACAGAATTATACATTCTAAAGAAGGGTACAGCTGTCGAGTCCCAAAGGTAAACGAACGCTAGCAGCTTAACTAATCTCTTCTTAGGATAAACCTTTTGATTCACAAATGCAGCATgctaaaagaaataataatcataTAAAACAATATCGCCAGCTCAGGGCCATGGCAAGATACAATGGATCATCACTACAGTGTATTATTTTCATCCCTGTgctggtgtttgatttttggTTTGTTCAAAGTCCCTGGTTCCCTGTTCAAACTTGAGAGTTAGTAAAGGGCGACACAATGCTGAGTATTTGTATTGCTGGAGAACAGAGATGGATGTTGGCTACTTTGCATCTCCGGTCTTTAAGCTGGCACTCCAGCGACTGAACACACATTCACTTATTTTACAATGTGAATCAGCTCTGTTTCGGTTATGTTACGCATTTTATCCACTGTGAGCGATACTAGAACTAAAGCCCAATGTTTATAAAAGTTCTCAAGCTGTTGAAATCACTCAAACGTTACAAATACAGAGTGAGACACGTCACTctaccttgttttttttttttttgttgttgtttttccccctcctcctgTGTCACTTTTGGGCTaccagggagagaaaaaaaaaagaatcacatACCAGGAGAAAACCCGGTCTACATCTCACATTTGATGTCCTGTAAatgttatattaatatttttcacCGGGTAGAATTTAAAAACTACCACTCACACAAatgtacatatacacacacaaacacgcataTATTGTATGTACTCAACCTGCAGGCTATTAGTGGAGTCACATAACAATTCAAGGACCACCCCAACATGCTCTGGATTTCATTTTACTCTTGGGATCCATGTTGACCAACAGCAAAGGaacgaacaaacaaaacaaaaaaaataaggtTTCTCCCACACTGGCATATTTTCAGACAGGCTGGTCATAAATCTGGTTCTACGATTTCTGATCTGTTTgtttaaccaaaaaaaaagaaagaaaagaaagcaaaatcCTAACGGGCTCATGATTTACTAAAAACATGGAAGAACACATTCACGTGTCGTTTGGTAAATAAGAGAAGAGactcatggaaaaaaaaaaaaaaaatgggctGATAGGCCATTCATCCTGATTCACAGACCAGCAGAGCCCTCTGAGTCTGCGTTTAAGCCAGCACACATTATTTGGGATGTGACACCTGAAAAACTGAGGCCCTGAGCATCCAAGatgacacacagaaagaaagttTGGGTCGGTCATAAGGTCGGCAGCCAGCCAACCACTTGCACGGcatttataaaattaaaaccaGTGGAAGTGAATCTGCTGAAGACCAAACAATCCACCCCTTAGCAGAGTCAAAGCGGGCTGATTGGCCAGCCTTGTCCACTTTGCAACGTCAGTGGAGAGACGAGGAAGAAGGACATCAGTGGAAATAGGCTCGATAGCAGGCAAAAGCACTGAGAGCCAGTGCTGTGCACAGGCACACTTTGGTTAGTAGTGGGGACCAAGTCCCCGGCACGGGAGAGTTTTCCTTTGGCTGCTGCTCAGATTTGTTCGGAAAGGAGGTATCATCGTGGATTTCCAAATGGCCGTCGGACTGAGCAACACCGTCACGAGTGGGCTGGAGATCAGCAGCAGGCTGAGAGTCAGCAGCTGGAATCCTTTTTCGAACTTTTTCTGAGGAGCTGaatgagaaacaaagaaagTTACGCAGAATAAAGCCTTAATGTACACACACCCCCTTTAGGTTCAGATGAGAAAATAAtgagtttcttttttaacttctttttttccacagaaaCAAGGACTTCCTTGCTAGCTGAAATTAGTAGACTAGTTTTTGAGTgaaaagaacacacacaaaaataacaaacaaacaaaaacacaacaacgtACTAACTTTACCCTTTTTTGACTTTATAAAGTCCAGTCAGTTAAGTGGGGCATGAGgatttcattcttttcaaatATGAATGAAATTTCGAGTAATGAAGTCAGCATATGTACAAAGAATCACTGTGAGCAAAACATCCTTTTAATTAGTGGTACTTATTCTGAattcatgtatttaaaatgtttataaaaCCTTTCCAAAATTACAAATTCACAACAGAATGTGAAGAAATAATCACTGTGACTTTATATTCACAAAGTATTGTattgaaaagatattatttttaactttacaTGAACATGGGTCAGGCTGTACTTTTCTGTAATACCACATGTGCCACAAGATGGTGCACTGAGCCATGACACAGAGATTTTGCACATTTGGATATGCAGAGTGAAGGATTTTGGGTATGCAACCTACACAGATGCGCTtgtgtaaaaacaacaacaaccaaaaaaaaagtagGTATACACAGGGATGATGCAGTGCTAGGTTGCGTGCTTATTGATTGATAAGTGGGCCTGAACAGGAAGAGTTAACATCATAGAGCGAGAAGGGCCAAATAAAACAAGTGATAAAAGGGTGGCATGAAAAGCACAAACGGAGGCTGCAGTGGACAGTTTTCATTGGTTTTAAAACTCTTTGTTAGAGAGTAGTCCACAGAGCAGTTGTTTGtgacactgccccctgctgacAGCAAACAGCTACAGCTAGACAACAATCTGCAAGTTTGTACGTAGGCTGTAGGACTAAAGTAGGCCCTGTAAGCATCAGCACACACCTGTGGCATCTTAACACACCCACTGCTGAAATGCTTCCCTTGGGTGGAGCAAGTTGATCACAAACCAACAGAGAGCTTTCTGTAGTGTCTGCTAAATACTTAAAAGCTGTGTGTTTAATTTTAGGAATTCAACACCTCACATTTCAAACTGCACTCTATTTAATTACGTTTCCTGGCCTTTCTCCTCCTCGGATCTATGAGCTTTAGAATCAACACTGACACCCAATCCTGTTTTCTTAACATTATTAGATAAACTCAAACAAAACACCATCTGGATGATTACCCCAGACTGTGGGTCTCTGTTGCTCGGATGATCTCTTCAGGGAAAAAGGACGGCTCTGCTTTGCCATTCTGAGGGTCTctgggaggaggaagaggaggaggaggggtgaaCTCGGGAGGATCATCTTCCTCGTTGGACTGCGCTCTCCATGACTCcttgaaggggaaaaaaaaaaataaaaatagctaaaATAATAGATTTCAAATTAGAGGGGACTTCTCACCAACAGAGACTCCAGTTTACCTTCATTATATTGTGCATTTTCCTTTATATTTACTCTTCTGTTATATCAGTCTAATCATAGTATGCTTTTTAAATTACCAGTTAAATGAGAACATTAAACTTGGTGCATTTAATTTTATGGTTTCTTATAactgacaaaacaaaacctgtttATAAAAACCAGACACGGGCTTTGAACTCCAAGTCAAATGAACCACCCACGCACGCACACATGACCAAGTAGTGATTTATAACATTGACTCTTAGGATGTTTATGTGCTTTAtgccaaaaggttgattctgttcatctggacgtagcgttttcagtcatcactcatccaagtgacttcttcagtctcagctgactgcaagttttcccaaccttataaacagtacatttgcacaatgactgaaactagcaccactgaatgaacaacgGGCTGTGAGGtgagttccttgatcattaatatggaAATtgtcatggccattgatcaacaaccactggtcAATGGCCATGTGTGCCATTCACAGAAAGTTGGGGAATGTCTGCagtcacagcattgtaagatggtgaaagatgtacccttaagccccctcctcgattcagagatggtctttcccttttcatgtaaatggcctccttgactccccactcgaaccagcgttcctccctgtccaggatgtgtacatcctgatcattgaaagagtgacaactggcctgtaggtgtaagtAGACTgcggagtcctggcctgatgaggtagctcttctgtatTGTGCCATCCACTTTGTCAGAGGTTAGTTGGATTCCCCTATGTATAAATCAttgcaatcctcctggcacttaacagcataCACTACAATACTCGGTTTGTcccgggggacccgatccttggggtgggccaatttttggcgcagcgtgttttggagtttaaGCCATGGAGACGCAGTGGCTGCtctgtctgtggggatggtgttcgctctgtgttgtagcgatTGAcggaatcaaccttttgggatttacttacctggatgattgagcatgcatcaagacatttgcTTTATGATATTAAAGATGACCTATAATCCATTTTCTCACTCTATCCACTTTGTTAGAAACACCTTGCTCGTACTGGGAAGGACCTCTtgtgccttcagaactgccttgattcttcatggcatagatttgACAAGGTTCCGGAATCATTTCTCCATATAAAGATGACAGCAACAACAGATGATTGTGCGGAAAAATCCCAGTGGATCaaaagtttctgaaatatttagaCGAGCCACAttcaaagtaatttaaaaacacctttctgCACATTCTGATTCTCAGCTTAAACCTCAGCAGGTCCCCTCggccatgtctacatgcctaaatgcatcaAATTGCTGCCATTTAATCTGCTGATTAGATAGTTTTGTTAAGAAGCGGGTCATTGAGCGTACACACTGGTACAAAGAGGGGATATActtatatggtcatctcagTGGGAATAGCTCCACCATGATATGCTTTACCAGTCACGGCCAATCAAACGAAAGATGGATTAAGGGGAGCAAGAAACTAAAACAGTTaatgaaaaacagacaaaccaaGTAAAATTTGTGCATTAAGAACACAGAGCAGAAAAGAGAGGAGGGACTTGCCTGCACAGAAGTATCTCCCTTGATGTACTTGGCACCTTCAATTATAGCCAGGTAGGAGAACCGAAGCTGATCTGCAGTCTGAATCAAGCCCGTTCGATAGCGTCGCATCTCCAGCAGCACATCGCGAATACGAACTGAAGACGGGTCTTTACGTAGAGACATCTAcacacagcagcaaaaacattcAATACAGACGTTTCTGACGTCCTCTGTAAGGTGTGCAAGAGCGTACTGACTTCTGTCACACTagcaagcaaaaaaataaataaacaaaactgtATGTCCTTCTACTTGAGAACAATGAGTGAGCTACCAGAGGTTTCAGCCACTAAACTACAAAGACAACTTAAGCCAATAGATTTAGGCCCACAAATAAATGAGAGCAGCCATCACCAACaaaatatacttttttaaaataacaaaaaacagtaaaattaaAAGACTAATCACTTGAAAACAATAGGAagactaaaaataaaagcaaaatgctTATTAATTTCAAGACCAGGACCTAGACTGAAAGGCTGGTAAACATaggaatttttaaaatatgtttataaaTACTAATACTGGAGTACACCTAATATGATTCAGCAGGCTGTTCTAGCAGCTTGAAATACTTAACCTGAGGTTGGcctttgaaaaaaagaagtagaagaagaagaagaagaagaagaagaagaagaaggaaaaaaaaaaatcaaaaaaaaaaatcacctcttCAACCAACTAGAAGCCAATGTAATGACCTCAGTGCAGGTGttctatattttatttatttatttatttatttttttaaatacagctgACAGCTGCATTCAGtaactgaattttttttctctcttttcaaaGATTCCTCTGAGCACAGTTTCAGTACACCAGCCAGGTAGAAATAAATGTGTGGATGGTTTTTTCAGCATCTCCCTGGAATAAAAAGCTTCTAACCTTTATACAAGTTCTTAAatgattaaattttttttaaattgggcTGCTGATGTGGTTCTAAAAGTGAGATCTACAGTAAGGTCTGTACGAATTTGGACAatggcacttttttttctgtacaaCAGTGGATTTCAATCAATATATTACTGAAGTTCAAACTTTCTGCTTTAATTCAATGTTAATGCAATACTCTTATTAAATTAACTTTTTAGGAATTAGACATTTTGATACAGTTTCCCATTTTCAGAATCTTAAAAGTAATTGGGCAAACTAACAACTTTAAAtagatgggggttttttttaacacaaccTAACCAGATGTCCGATTTCTAACCAGGTGTTTCAACAAGACAGCTTAGACAACTTATTTGTTATAATGGATTCCCATTATCTTAGCACTATTCGTCACTATGTCTGGAAATCAAGTGTTGTTCTAGCACGACAGCTTCTTGAGAAAAGGTTGCGTTAATTTCCTGTGCAAATGTCAGTCTCCTAGGAGATTAAATATGTTATTATCACGACTTCCTAAGAACAGAGTTTTGTACACACCAACAAGAGGCAGGTATCCACGAGGCAAAAGGTTCCAGAGCGCCCAATTCCAGCACTGCAGTGCACCACCACTGGTCCCTGGTCTGAATTTAGACAGCCCGACTCTCGCACCTTGAACAGGAAGTTGAGGAAAGATGCAGGAGACTCTGGCACCCCAAAGTCGGGCCAGGTCGTGTAGTGAAAATGCAGAATCTCACGAGTCTCTTGAGTCTGCAGAGAAAGATTGGAGAGAAAATATGCAGGAGAAATGAAAAACTCACAACAAAGTGCTGATTCCAAACTAAACCTGTATGTAGGGTAGAATACCATGTGGTGCAAATTCCTCTTTAATAAATTATCACAAGCGTGacgttcttttctttttttttctaaatctgtGAATAAACAGACACTTAAGACTCTTAATCATTAGCATGTTGGCACCACAAGCTAGTAGATGTGACAATTAAGCCAGCATCAAAGATGAAGTGCTGTTTCACCAAGTGTGAAATAGAGACTTGGTGGAGTGCAAAAAAGGAAGTGTATGTCATTTGTTGCTGTCAGTTCTTGAGTCTTACACAGAACAGTAACCAatgcaggaaaaataaaaacagaggcTACACAGTAAAAGACCCTcgcagagaaaaacaacaacaacaacaacagaggactagaagaaaaagcaaaagcagcTCATTAGAAAGTAGACCATTTCTCACAGTTTCAAGTATTTATAGCACCTACAattaccttaaaaaaaaaaaaaaacaaaaaaaaacaaaaacccactaGTACAGTAAATCTAGTGATCAAATCTACTACAGTGGGTATGTAAAGTACTATAGACAAGCCCTGTGAATTTGCCGTTTTATGTTAACTCTGGCCTGATTCTTCATTTCCACTTCACCGTCAGGCTTGACTTATTCTTTTTTAAGTTTCACTAATGATCTTAAGTATGCAAATCATTCCTGTAATTAAAATCTATGTTTACAAAGTTTTCACTCTTTTAATCCCTTTTCTTTACAGCGGTGTGTTTTTACCCAACTCTACAGTTTTCCAACCAAACTCAGCAGGAAGACAACTTACACACAGATTTTCCAACTCCAGCTGACGGACGGTGTAATAAGATTTGATGTCTTCAGAGACGAGGGTGAGCTTGAAATTGGTGTCTTCGAAGATGgcatctctctcctctctctctggcCAGTACTGGGCACACTTAATCTAAAATGACATGAAGGTACACATTACATGCTGGGTAACAGACAGCGGTGATGTTCAAAGGTAAACAAGGTATGATGATACTGTAACATTGCGAGGACTCAAACAGCTGCTTACAGAGCCTTTCTCTATGACCCGGTTCAGCATCACTACACCACGAGTCCTCTGCTCCCACACCATTTCCCAGAAATGGCCACATGTACTTGGTAGGGGTCCCTAAAAAGGAAGTGCAGCACATTTGTTATATAAAAGGCAGgaaataatatttttagtgTAAcagaacacaataaaacagtatCTATTTAAGGAGCTTTCCAAGgcatttgattattattattatttattcattaatttttAAGACATTGGGTCTTCAGCATAAACACTCTTGCCCTGAAATTTCCTAAAGAGGGAGACTGGAGTATGTTTACCCTTTGCATAACTTCTTTGGATCAAAAACTGATCTAATCTACATTATAAACTCCTAAAAACAGGCTGGAAATATAGATGCAATTTTTGAGTGCCGTTTGTAAATACACAATATTGTTTGTAATACACAGAGCTTATACAAACTGTCTTGTAATACACTTTGTTGTAATTGCACGGCTGGGAGAGGAAACATTATGATCACTCCTTTGAATGTTGCCAAATCAGCTTTGACCCAAAGCCTCAGAAGCTACCCTTCATTATCAGCTCAAAGATCCCAGCTTCAGATCAGTTCAATCCCAGTTCCCGCTCAGTCCCTTCTGCCTTGTCACCAGTTCATGGTCTGTCCAGCATTAGTACCAGCAGGGATCATCCCCAAGCTTTGCCCTGTGCTCTGACTTGGACAATTTGGGTCTTTACATTTGCCCATTTCCAATCTGTTCACTATGAAACATGTGGAGCATTTACCAGCTTAATATATTGGTATTGTTACTAAATAACTGACAATATTTGCTTCACAAAGAGCTCTAAAAGTTTTGCTTTCTCAGTGCGAGCAGGAataaagatattttaaatgcttttgacAACTGATTTAGCtttatgtgggtttttttttttttaaatcaatcttCAATGagctttgtttctctctctatggttacgagctgtgggtagtagTAGATCGCAGAAAGTCAAAGCTCTAAAGGATGTCTGGGCTCAGACAGTATAAAGAGAGTGGTTATGCAGGAGGGAATCAGGGTAGAGCCAGTGCTCCTCAGGCAACTGACCAGGAGTTCGCCTGGCGCCTCATAGGTAAGTTGTTCCAGGCAGGTCCTCCAGGGTGAAGAAGCCCCAGCAAAACCAAGACACCTTTTAGAGATTGTGTTCCTTGGTTGGCAATACCTCAGGTTTTGCCCAGAAGAGCATCTGCTGACATTGCTGCCTCTTTGACCCGGAGCAGCCGCATAAGCAGCAGAACAACAAACATGATGGCATATTCGTGTCCACCTGGCTGAACCAAACAGCaccaggattaaaaaaaaaaaaaaaaaaaaaccaaactgagGTGCAGGACAAGTTGAATGAACACCAAAGCAGCACTTGTGCCTGCAGTTGTGACTTCATAACATCAAGTATAAACAGCCCTAATGTCAAAGTGTTTTCCCagtgcagggctcgcaaaatcgctagcccgacgtcccggggctagcgaatttttcagtcgggctaccaaaatctatctcagccctgcccgtcgggctatcataggaaggaaaaatatatgtcaatgcttttgcattctttcggaaatgtagctgggtaattatgtcattggcatcggtgagccactgtcaatatgtgacatattgaaatcgcgtttgaatttgagcttgttttttgctttcactttgcgatcgcgtgaactgtgtatagagagcgacagtactgattggtgagtgacgattaattgcgcaccaattcctctgacatcgtcttatcactcattagcttactattcaaacctgacaagtgaaatctcccacagcaagcttaaacatgtgagaggttgattgagCAGAGAATCACTGACcgttatgtgagtgcgtgtgtaaaagcagcaggatatatattttagctctgctgagccaaataagacaagtcagggtgaagaagtgacagccaaagaaaagcctaccacaaaacggaaaagttatgacaaatcagactatgagggaaaaagaaagtgcagctttatggtttcattgacaaaagaatttctgtggctggaatatgacaagctaaaaaaccaggggtgcacataagtggtccgcaggtgcgcattcgctgtcaaaataaaaaaacgcgcaccagataagaagttgcaacacgcgtttgcgtacataagattttctggaggaggacagacatttgtttagaactcttaaagatgtcgaagaagcaagctcctttaagcaattactttggcgttcctccacctccaaagaaatgtcagaaggagtccgaaccacaaaagaagcgcgtattctcggaaaattggttgcaggaggtgagctggcttcaaacaaatgatgaacgcacagagatgtggtgcagactatgccgtgaaaatcccactctagcggacaaaaacagtgactTTTATATGTAGGCAAacacgcgttgcaacttcttatctggtgtgcgtcttttattttgacagcaaatgcgcacctgcggaccacttatttgcacccctgtaaataacataatgttctgccgggtgtgttgttggttttccctcgatttctgagtcgacaagcgcctttgttactgggaccagtaattttaagaaagacccccattagaacccatgagaaatgcaagaaatgcattattgctcagtctgcaatatctttcccagaacaaacaccaattgcaaagaaCATAccaaaaataaacctgaaaaatctgtttagaacagcgtactatgttgcacagagtgaactaccattggcaaaatttagcagtctttacaaacttcaaaaagcaaatggcctcgatcttggttccacttatctcttacccgtgacttcagtggaaatttcaaattcaggacctgacacagactgattcatgttctacacagttcttacaagttcatagaaatttctgttcaattagaaccaagtatttgagttgatgattgtaatttttatacaatgttgtaatttgtgtttcaacaattttttgattgttttgtttccgttataatattatacattaaagtataatattgtaacagaaacaaaacaggaaacaaaacatcaatcaaaaaattgctctcttttttattcgggctacttaaatttattttgggctaccacaaactgaagagtccctgcccgaagggctaccagggattttcaaattttgcgagccctgcagtGTCACTCTAACCAGAAGGTCGACTCATTGATGCTGAGGACGACTTGAAAGCTATAAAAACATGATAAACCTCGACTTTTAACGATGAGGGtagaatgaaaagaaacaccTCCATCATTTAAAAGCACAACAAACGAAAAGATTCTAAATTTATCATAAAAGCCGAATCAAATCCTTAAAAAAACGGTGTCAGCAGAAACTAAGAATTATGACCTTCATAAAGGGAGGACCTCATGCTGAGTTACTGCATTAGAGTGGCCTCATCTTTAGCTCTGTGTGCCTAACAAACTAATAACTTTGCATATTCATTTTATAAATGCTGCAGACAAGGACATAAAATAAGGGGAAACTATAAAATACAAGATATTATGGTCATTAGGCCAACCAGGAAACCAAATTATCTTATACAATGAGAAAATACTGACTTAAAGGTTTGGATTTTTCTGTCACTGTCTCTCTGAATTAGAAGAAATATTGAATTTTCAGTGCTGAATCTTTTCTACACTTACCTGAGTAAGGATATAGTTCCTCCGTGCCTCTTCTACTGTTATTAGGCTGGCATTAATGTAGTCATTTGTACCTAACTGCAGATGTATTCTGCTGTGATCAActgagaagagaaaaaacaaaaaaaaacaaaagaaatatgaaaatatgcatatgaactttttaaaaaaaaaattttttaaatgcCACAACCCACCAGGAACTAGAAATGCAATTCTCAGACCAAAACAGCTGTAGGGAACACTTAACAAGCATCTTCATATAAACTAAAGATGTTAACTATTGTGAGATTAGCTTTTTACGATTTCCAGTGAAGAACCTTTTAGGTAAAAGGTTAGCAGTATAAAAAAAGTTTCAGGTTCCTGATTTTCATATCTGGTAAAGGGGAATAAGAAAACCCTTGTTGGTATTTACGGTAACTATTTGCAACCcagtctgagaaaaaaaaaaaaaatttgcatgGCTTATTGAGTGTGAAAAAGAGGAAACTCTGTAGTTCAGCTGTTAGGACGTTTTGTAGAAAGTTCATTGCAA contains:
- the LOC116317175 gene encoding tyrosine-protein phosphatase non-receptor type 1, with the translated sequence MEAEFREIDENGSWNAIYQEIRQQSSEFPCKVAKSPENKTRNRYRDVSPFDHSRIHLQLGTNDYINASLITVEEARRNYILTQGPLPSTCGHFWEMVWEQRTRGVVMLNRVIEKGSIKCAQYWPEREERDAIFEDTNFKLTLVSEDIKSYYTVRQLELENLCTQETREILHFHYTTWPDFGVPESPASFLNFLFKVRESGCLNSDQGPVVVHCSAGIGRSGTFCLVDTCLLLMSLRKDPSSVRIRDVLLEMRRYRTGLIQTADQLRFSYLAIIEGAKYIKGDTSVQESWRAQSNEEDDPPEFTPPPPLPPPRDPQNGKAEPSFFPEEIIRATETHSLGSSEKVRKRIPAADSQPAADLQPTRDGVAQSDGHLEIHDDTSFPNKSEQQPKENSPVPGTWSPLLTKVCLCTALALSAFACYRAYFH